One Nicotiana tomentosiformis chromosome 4, ASM39032v3, whole genome shotgun sequence genomic window carries:
- the LOC104121125 gene encoding uncharacterized protein ycf45 isoform X3, which yields MGSILLMSAVTSVISPAVKRKKFRFFSSSHYRTLMRAKLWLSHRSRAGRKLCVVYATSARLSSRNTHSEDDMNSLFQILPCDLRDTLSCDPSQDQLLEVILDLGCLPQAHYTDDSGRRYLRNTEVSMEEIQCVLKSIGQFGGDNRAGIEGTLHRISAIRNRKGEVIGLTCRVGRARGRIDMVRDLLDFGESILFVGRPGVGKTTVVREISRVLSDELHKRVVIVDTSNEIGGDGDIPHPAIGGARRLQVPDPSMQHQVMIEAVENHMPEVIIIDEIGTEAEVHACRTIAERGVMLIGTAHGEQLENIIKNPTLCDLTERSVDALLRGKKPRVEQCARSTKDNCFQMGLRRCCEVYLIFCKQLYYDARTFQKCCQVRRRTQQLQVVIERWKTKD from the exons ATGGGCTCTATCTTATTGATGTCTGCAGTCACTAGCGTCATTAGTCCAgccgtaaaaaggaaaaaatttcgCTTCTTCAGTTCTTCACATTATCGAACGTTGATGCGTGCTAAGCTATGGCTTAGCCACCGTTCTCGTGCCGGAAGAAAATTATGTGTAGTTTATGCTACTTCAGCACGCCTTTCATCTCGTAATACTCATTCTGAAGATGATATGAATTCCCTCTTTCAG ATTCTGCCCTGTGACTTAAGGGACACACTTTCGTGTGACCCCAGCCAAGATCAACTACTCGAG GTGATATTAGATTTGGGCTGTTTGCCGCAAGCACACTACACAGATGACTCTGGTAGGCGATACCTCCGAAACACTGAG GTCTCTATGGAAGAAATACAATGTGTCCTCAAGTCAATTGGACAATTTGGAGGAGATAATAGAGCTGGCATTGAGGGTACTTTGCATCGCATTTCTGCAATTAGGAATAGGAAGGGGGAAGTCATTGGTTTGACTTGCCGAGTCGGCAGGGCCAGGGGACGGATTGACATGGTGCGGGATTTGCTTGATTTTGGTGAGAGCATTTTGTTTGTTGGACG ACCTGGTGTTGGTAAAACTACAGTTGTGCGAGAGATATCTCGTGTCTTGTCAGATGAACTTCATAAAAGAGTG GTTATTGTTGACACAAGCAATGAAATAGGAGGTGATGGGGATATTCCCCACCCTGCAATAGGAGGGGCAAGAAGATTGCAGGTTCCAGACCCGTCGATGCAGCATCAAGTTATGATTGAGGCTGTGGAGAATCACATGCCTGAGGTGATCATTATAGATGAGATTGGCACTGAAGCTGAAGTTCATGCTTGCCGTACAATTGCTGAGAGAGGAGTTATGCTTATTGGTACAGCTCATGGCGAGCAGCTTGAGAATATAATTAAGAATCCTACTCTGTGTGATCTG ACTGAAAGAAGTGTTGATGCTCTGCTTCGAGGGAAAAAACCGCGAGTTGAG CAATGCGCAAGATCGACTAAAGATAACTGCTTTCAGATGGGATTAAGGAGATGTTGCGAGGTCTACTTGATATTTTGCAAACAATTATACTATGATGCTCGGACTTTCCAAAAATGTTGCCAG GTTAGGCGGAGAACTCAGCAATTACAGGTTGTAATTGAGAGATGGAAAACAAAGGACTAA
- the LOC104121125 gene encoding uncharacterized protein ycf45 isoform X6 produces the protein MGSILLMSAVTSVISPAVKRKKFRFFSSSHYRTLMRAKLWLSHRSRAGRKLCVVYATSARLSSRNTHSEDDMNSLFQILPCDLRDTLSCDPSQDQLLEVILDLGCLPQAHYTDDSGRRYLRNTEVSMEEIQCVLKSIGQFGGDNRAGIEGTLHRISAIRNRKGEVIGLTCRVGRARGRIDMVRDLLDFGESILFVGRPGVGKTTVVREISRVLSDELHKRVVIVDTSNEIGGDGDIPHPAIGGARRLQVPDPSMQHQVMIEAVENHMPEVIIIDEIGTEAEVHACRTIAERGVMLIGTAHGEQLENIIKNPTLCDLVRRRTQQLQVVIERWKTKD, from the exons ATGGGCTCTATCTTATTGATGTCTGCAGTCACTAGCGTCATTAGTCCAgccgtaaaaaggaaaaaatttcgCTTCTTCAGTTCTTCACATTATCGAACGTTGATGCGTGCTAAGCTATGGCTTAGCCACCGTTCTCGTGCCGGAAGAAAATTATGTGTAGTTTATGCTACTTCAGCACGCCTTTCATCTCGTAATACTCATTCTGAAGATGATATGAATTCCCTCTTTCAG ATTCTGCCCTGTGACTTAAGGGACACACTTTCGTGTGACCCCAGCCAAGATCAACTACTCGAG GTGATATTAGATTTGGGCTGTTTGCCGCAAGCACACTACACAGATGACTCTGGTAGGCGATACCTCCGAAACACTGAG GTCTCTATGGAAGAAATACAATGTGTCCTCAAGTCAATTGGACAATTTGGAGGAGATAATAGAGCTGGCATTGAGGGTACTTTGCATCGCATTTCTGCAATTAGGAATAGGAAGGGGGAAGTCATTGGTTTGACTTGCCGAGTCGGCAGGGCCAGGGGACGGATTGACATGGTGCGGGATTTGCTTGATTTTGGTGAGAGCATTTTGTTTGTTGGACG ACCTGGTGTTGGTAAAACTACAGTTGTGCGAGAGATATCTCGTGTCTTGTCAGATGAACTTCATAAAAGAGTG GTTATTGTTGACACAAGCAATGAAATAGGAGGTGATGGGGATATTCCCCACCCTGCAATAGGAGGGGCAAGAAGATTGCAGGTTCCAGACCCGTCGATGCAGCATCAAGTTATGATTGAGGCTGTGGAGAATCACATGCCTGAGGTGATCATTATAGATGAGATTGGCACTGAAGCTGAAGTTCATGCTTGCCGTACAATTGCTGAGAGAGGAGTTATGCTTATTGGTACAGCTCATGGCGAGCAGCTTGAGAATATAATTAAGAATCCTACTCTGTGTGATCTG GTTAGGCGGAGAACTCAGCAATTACAGGTTGTAATTGAGAGATGGAAAACAAAGGACTAA
- the LOC104121125 gene encoding uncharacterized protein ycf45 isoform X5: MGSILLMSAVTSVISPAVKRKKFRFFSSSHYRTLMRAKLWLSHRSRAGRKLCVVYATSARLSSRNTHSEDDMNSLFQILPCDLRDTLSCDPSQDQLLEVILDLGCLPQAHYTDDSGRRYLRNTEVSMEEIQCVLKSIGQFGGDNRAGIEGTLHRISAIRNRKGEVIGLTCRVGRARGRIDMVRDLLDFGESILFVGRPGVGKTTVVREISRVLSDELHKRVVIVDTSNEIGGDGDIPHPAIGGARRLQVPDPSMQHQVMIEAVENHMPEVIIIDEIGTEAEVHACRTIAERGVMLIGTAHGEQLENIIKNPTLCDLTERSVDALLRGKKPRVEVRRRTQQLQVVIERWKTKD, encoded by the exons ATGGGCTCTATCTTATTGATGTCTGCAGTCACTAGCGTCATTAGTCCAgccgtaaaaaggaaaaaatttcgCTTCTTCAGTTCTTCACATTATCGAACGTTGATGCGTGCTAAGCTATGGCTTAGCCACCGTTCTCGTGCCGGAAGAAAATTATGTGTAGTTTATGCTACTTCAGCACGCCTTTCATCTCGTAATACTCATTCTGAAGATGATATGAATTCCCTCTTTCAG ATTCTGCCCTGTGACTTAAGGGACACACTTTCGTGTGACCCCAGCCAAGATCAACTACTCGAG GTGATATTAGATTTGGGCTGTTTGCCGCAAGCACACTACACAGATGACTCTGGTAGGCGATACCTCCGAAACACTGAG GTCTCTATGGAAGAAATACAATGTGTCCTCAAGTCAATTGGACAATTTGGAGGAGATAATAGAGCTGGCATTGAGGGTACTTTGCATCGCATTTCTGCAATTAGGAATAGGAAGGGGGAAGTCATTGGTTTGACTTGCCGAGTCGGCAGGGCCAGGGGACGGATTGACATGGTGCGGGATTTGCTTGATTTTGGTGAGAGCATTTTGTTTGTTGGACG ACCTGGTGTTGGTAAAACTACAGTTGTGCGAGAGATATCTCGTGTCTTGTCAGATGAACTTCATAAAAGAGTG GTTATTGTTGACACAAGCAATGAAATAGGAGGTGATGGGGATATTCCCCACCCTGCAATAGGAGGGGCAAGAAGATTGCAGGTTCCAGACCCGTCGATGCAGCATCAAGTTATGATTGAGGCTGTGGAGAATCACATGCCTGAGGTGATCATTATAGATGAGATTGGCACTGAAGCTGAAGTTCATGCTTGCCGTACAATTGCTGAGAGAGGAGTTATGCTTATTGGTACAGCTCATGGCGAGCAGCTTGAGAATATAATTAAGAATCCTACTCTGTGTGATCTG ACTGAAAGAAGTGTTGATGCTCTGCTTCGAGGGAAAAAACCGCGAGTTGAG GTTAGGCGGAGAACTCAGCAATTACAGGTTGTAATTGAGAGATGGAAAACAAAGGACTAA
- the LOC104121125 gene encoding uncharacterized protein ycf45 isoform X4 yields the protein MGSILLMSAVTSVISPAVKRKKFRFFSSSHYRTLMRAKLWLSHRSRAGRKLCVVYATSARLSSRNTHSEDDMNSLFQILPCDLRDTLSCDPSQDQLLEVILDLGCLPQAHYTDDSGRRYLRNTEVSMEEIQCVLKSIGQFGGDNRAGIEGTLHRISAIRNRKGEVIGLTCRVGRARGRIDMVRDLLDFGESILFVGRPGVGKTTVVREISRVLSDELHKRVVIVDTSNEIGGDGDIPHPAIGGARRLQVPDPSMQHQVMIEAVENHMPEVIIIDEIGTEAEVHACRTIAERGVMLIGTAHGEQLENIIKNPTLCDLIGGVVTVILSDQEARIRNCSKSVLERKAPSPFPFLIEIRERHSWVLHRVRRRTQQLQVVIERWKTKD from the exons ATGGGCTCTATCTTATTGATGTCTGCAGTCACTAGCGTCATTAGTCCAgccgtaaaaaggaaaaaatttcgCTTCTTCAGTTCTTCACATTATCGAACGTTGATGCGTGCTAAGCTATGGCTTAGCCACCGTTCTCGTGCCGGAAGAAAATTATGTGTAGTTTATGCTACTTCAGCACGCCTTTCATCTCGTAATACTCATTCTGAAGATGATATGAATTCCCTCTTTCAG ATTCTGCCCTGTGACTTAAGGGACACACTTTCGTGTGACCCCAGCCAAGATCAACTACTCGAG GTGATATTAGATTTGGGCTGTTTGCCGCAAGCACACTACACAGATGACTCTGGTAGGCGATACCTCCGAAACACTGAG GTCTCTATGGAAGAAATACAATGTGTCCTCAAGTCAATTGGACAATTTGGAGGAGATAATAGAGCTGGCATTGAGGGTACTTTGCATCGCATTTCTGCAATTAGGAATAGGAAGGGGGAAGTCATTGGTTTGACTTGCCGAGTCGGCAGGGCCAGGGGACGGATTGACATGGTGCGGGATTTGCTTGATTTTGGTGAGAGCATTTTGTTTGTTGGACG ACCTGGTGTTGGTAAAACTACAGTTGTGCGAGAGATATCTCGTGTCTTGTCAGATGAACTTCATAAAAGAGTG GTTATTGTTGACACAAGCAATGAAATAGGAGGTGATGGGGATATTCCCCACCCTGCAATAGGAGGGGCAAGAAGATTGCAGGTTCCAGACCCGTCGATGCAGCATCAAGTTATGATTGAGGCTGTGGAGAATCACATGCCTGAGGTGATCATTATAGATGAGATTGGCACTGAAGCTGAAGTTCATGCTTGCCGTACAATTGCTGAGAGAGGAGTTATGCTTATTGGTACAGCTCATGGCGAGCAGCTTGAGAATATAATTAAGAATCCTACTCTGTGTGATCTG ATTGGAGGAGTAGTAACAGTGATTTTAAGTGATCAGGAAGCACGGATCAGGAACTGTAGTAAAAGTGTTCTTGAGAGGAAAGCTCCGTCGCCCTTTCCCTTTTTGATTGAAATAAGGGAGAGACACTCCTGGGTTCTGCACCGG GTTAGGCGGAGAACTCAGCAATTACAGGTTGTAATTGAGAGATGGAAAACAAAGGACTAA
- the LOC104121125 gene encoding uncharacterized protein ycf45 isoform X7, which yields MGSILLMSAVTSVISPAVKRKKFRFFSSSHYRTLMRAKLWLSHRSRAGRKLCVVYATSARLSSRNTHSEDDMNSLFQILPCDLRDTLSCDPSQDQLLEVILDLGCLPQAHYTDDSGRRYLRNTEVSMEEIQCVLKSIGQFGGDNRAGIEGTLHRISAIRNRKGEVIGLTCRVGRARGRIDMVRDLLDFGESILFVGRPGVGKTTVVREISRVLSDELHKRVVIVDTSNEIGGDGDIPHPAIGGARRLQVPDPSMQHQVMIEAVENHMPEVIIIDEIGTEAEVHACRTIAERGVMLIGTAHGEQLENIIKNPTLCDLVKHKRS from the exons ATGGGCTCTATCTTATTGATGTCTGCAGTCACTAGCGTCATTAGTCCAgccgtaaaaaggaaaaaatttcgCTTCTTCAGTTCTTCACATTATCGAACGTTGATGCGTGCTAAGCTATGGCTTAGCCACCGTTCTCGTGCCGGAAGAAAATTATGTGTAGTTTATGCTACTTCAGCACGCCTTTCATCTCGTAATACTCATTCTGAAGATGATATGAATTCCCTCTTTCAG ATTCTGCCCTGTGACTTAAGGGACACACTTTCGTGTGACCCCAGCCAAGATCAACTACTCGAG GTGATATTAGATTTGGGCTGTTTGCCGCAAGCACACTACACAGATGACTCTGGTAGGCGATACCTCCGAAACACTGAG GTCTCTATGGAAGAAATACAATGTGTCCTCAAGTCAATTGGACAATTTGGAGGAGATAATAGAGCTGGCATTGAGGGTACTTTGCATCGCATTTCTGCAATTAGGAATAGGAAGGGGGAAGTCATTGGTTTGACTTGCCGAGTCGGCAGGGCCAGGGGACGGATTGACATGGTGCGGGATTTGCTTGATTTTGGTGAGAGCATTTTGTTTGTTGGACG ACCTGGTGTTGGTAAAACTACAGTTGTGCGAGAGATATCTCGTGTCTTGTCAGATGAACTTCATAAAAGAGTG GTTATTGTTGACACAAGCAATGAAATAGGAGGTGATGGGGATATTCCCCACCCTGCAATAGGAGGGGCAAGAAGATTGCAGGTTCCAGACCCGTCGATGCAGCATCAAGTTATGATTGAGGCTGTGGAGAATCACATGCCTGAGGTGATCATTATAGATGAGATTGGCACTGAAGCTGAAGTTCATGCTTGCCGTACAATTGCTGAGAGAGGAGTTATGCTTATTGGTACAGCTCATGGCGAGCAGCTTGAGAATATAATTAAGAATCCTACTCTGTGTGATCTG GTGAAACACAAACGAAGCTGA
- the LOC104121125 gene encoding uncharacterized protein ycf45 isoform X1, whose product MGSILLMSAVTSVISPAVKRKKFRFFSSSHYRTLMRAKLWLSHRSRAGRKLCVVYATSARLSSRNTHSEDDMNSLFQILPCDLRDTLSCDPSQDQLLEVILDLGCLPQAHYTDDSGRRYLRNTEVSMEEIQCVLKSIGQFGGDNRAGIEGTLHRISAIRNRKGEVIGLTCRVGRARGRIDMVRDLLDFGESILFVGRPGVGKTTVVREISRVLSDELHKRVVIVDTSNEIGGDGDIPHPAIGGARRLQVPDPSMQHQVMIEAVENHMPEVIIIDEIGTEAEVHACRTIAERGVMLIGTAHGEQLENIIKNPTLCDLIGGVVTVILSDQEARIRNCSKSVLERKAPSPFPFLIEIRERHSWVLHRTERSVDALLRGKKPRVEQCARSTKDNCFQMGLRRCCEVYLIFCKQLYYDARTFQKCCQVRRRTQQLQVVIERWKTKD is encoded by the exons ATGGGCTCTATCTTATTGATGTCTGCAGTCACTAGCGTCATTAGTCCAgccgtaaaaaggaaaaaatttcgCTTCTTCAGTTCTTCACATTATCGAACGTTGATGCGTGCTAAGCTATGGCTTAGCCACCGTTCTCGTGCCGGAAGAAAATTATGTGTAGTTTATGCTACTTCAGCACGCCTTTCATCTCGTAATACTCATTCTGAAGATGATATGAATTCCCTCTTTCAG ATTCTGCCCTGTGACTTAAGGGACACACTTTCGTGTGACCCCAGCCAAGATCAACTACTCGAG GTGATATTAGATTTGGGCTGTTTGCCGCAAGCACACTACACAGATGACTCTGGTAGGCGATACCTCCGAAACACTGAG GTCTCTATGGAAGAAATACAATGTGTCCTCAAGTCAATTGGACAATTTGGAGGAGATAATAGAGCTGGCATTGAGGGTACTTTGCATCGCATTTCTGCAATTAGGAATAGGAAGGGGGAAGTCATTGGTTTGACTTGCCGAGTCGGCAGGGCCAGGGGACGGATTGACATGGTGCGGGATTTGCTTGATTTTGGTGAGAGCATTTTGTTTGTTGGACG ACCTGGTGTTGGTAAAACTACAGTTGTGCGAGAGATATCTCGTGTCTTGTCAGATGAACTTCATAAAAGAGTG GTTATTGTTGACACAAGCAATGAAATAGGAGGTGATGGGGATATTCCCCACCCTGCAATAGGAGGGGCAAGAAGATTGCAGGTTCCAGACCCGTCGATGCAGCATCAAGTTATGATTGAGGCTGTGGAGAATCACATGCCTGAGGTGATCATTATAGATGAGATTGGCACTGAAGCTGAAGTTCATGCTTGCCGTACAATTGCTGAGAGAGGAGTTATGCTTATTGGTACAGCTCATGGCGAGCAGCTTGAGAATATAATTAAGAATCCTACTCTGTGTGATCTG ATTGGAGGAGTAGTAACAGTGATTTTAAGTGATCAGGAAGCACGGATCAGGAACTGTAGTAAAAGTGTTCTTGAGAGGAAAGCTCCGTCGCCCTTTCCCTTTTTGATTGAAATAAGGGAGAGACACTCCTGGGTTCTGCACCGG ACTGAAAGAAGTGTTGATGCTCTGCTTCGAGGGAAAAAACCGCGAGTTGAG CAATGCGCAAGATCGACTAAAGATAACTGCTTTCAGATGGGATTAAGGAGATGTTGCGAGGTCTACTTGATATTTTGCAAACAATTATACTATGATGCTCGGACTTTCCAAAAATGTTGCCAG GTTAGGCGGAGAACTCAGCAATTACAGGTTGTAATTGAGAGATGGAAAACAAAGGACTAA
- the LOC104121125 gene encoding uncharacterized protein ycf45 isoform X2: MGSILLMSAVTSVISPAVKRKKFRFFSSSHYRTLMRAKLWLSHRSRAGRKLCVVYATSARLSSRNTHSEDDMNSLFQILPCDLRDTLSCDPSQDQLLEVILDLGCLPQAHYTDDSGRRYLRNTEVSMEEIQCVLKSIGQFGGDNRAGIEGTLHRISAIRNRKGEVIGLTCRVGRARGRIDMVRDLLDFGESILFVGRPGVGKTTVVREISRVLSDELHKRVVIVDTSNEIGGDGDIPHPAIGGARRLQVPDPSMQHQVMIEAVENHMPEVIIIDEIGTEAEVHACRTIAERGVMLIGTAHGEQLENIIKNPTLCDLIGGVVTVILSDQEARIRNCSKSVLERKAPSPFPFLIEIRERHSWVLHRTERSVDALLRGKKPRVEVRRRTQQLQVVIERWKTKD, translated from the exons ATGGGCTCTATCTTATTGATGTCTGCAGTCACTAGCGTCATTAGTCCAgccgtaaaaaggaaaaaatttcgCTTCTTCAGTTCTTCACATTATCGAACGTTGATGCGTGCTAAGCTATGGCTTAGCCACCGTTCTCGTGCCGGAAGAAAATTATGTGTAGTTTATGCTACTTCAGCACGCCTTTCATCTCGTAATACTCATTCTGAAGATGATATGAATTCCCTCTTTCAG ATTCTGCCCTGTGACTTAAGGGACACACTTTCGTGTGACCCCAGCCAAGATCAACTACTCGAG GTGATATTAGATTTGGGCTGTTTGCCGCAAGCACACTACACAGATGACTCTGGTAGGCGATACCTCCGAAACACTGAG GTCTCTATGGAAGAAATACAATGTGTCCTCAAGTCAATTGGACAATTTGGAGGAGATAATAGAGCTGGCATTGAGGGTACTTTGCATCGCATTTCTGCAATTAGGAATAGGAAGGGGGAAGTCATTGGTTTGACTTGCCGAGTCGGCAGGGCCAGGGGACGGATTGACATGGTGCGGGATTTGCTTGATTTTGGTGAGAGCATTTTGTTTGTTGGACG ACCTGGTGTTGGTAAAACTACAGTTGTGCGAGAGATATCTCGTGTCTTGTCAGATGAACTTCATAAAAGAGTG GTTATTGTTGACACAAGCAATGAAATAGGAGGTGATGGGGATATTCCCCACCCTGCAATAGGAGGGGCAAGAAGATTGCAGGTTCCAGACCCGTCGATGCAGCATCAAGTTATGATTGAGGCTGTGGAGAATCACATGCCTGAGGTGATCATTATAGATGAGATTGGCACTGAAGCTGAAGTTCATGCTTGCCGTACAATTGCTGAGAGAGGAGTTATGCTTATTGGTACAGCTCATGGCGAGCAGCTTGAGAATATAATTAAGAATCCTACTCTGTGTGATCTG ATTGGAGGAGTAGTAACAGTGATTTTAAGTGATCAGGAAGCACGGATCAGGAACTGTAGTAAAAGTGTTCTTGAGAGGAAAGCTCCGTCGCCCTTTCCCTTTTTGATTGAAATAAGGGAGAGACACTCCTGGGTTCTGCACCGG ACTGAAAGAAGTGTTGATGCTCTGCTTCGAGGGAAAAAACCGCGAGTTGAG GTTAGGCGGAGAACTCAGCAATTACAGGTTGTAATTGAGAGATGGAAAACAAAGGACTAA
- the LOC104121125 gene encoding uncharacterized protein ycf45 isoform X8, with protein MGSILLMSAVTSVISPAVKRKKFRFFSSSHYRTLMRAKLWLSHRSRAGRKLCVVYATSARLSSRNTHSEDDMNSLFQILPCDLRDTLSCDPSQDQLLEVILDLGCLPQAHYTDDSGRRYLRNTEVSMEEIQCVLKSIGQFGGDNRAGIEGTLHRISAIRNRKGEVIGLTCRVGRARGRIDMVRDLLDFGESILFVGRPGVGKTTVVREISRVLSDELHKRVVIVDTSNEIGGDGDIPHPAIGGARRLQVPDPSMQHQVMIEAVENHMPEVIIIDEIGTEAEVHACRTIAERGVMLIGTAHGEQLENIIKNPTLCDLPLRALV; from the exons ATGGGCTCTATCTTATTGATGTCTGCAGTCACTAGCGTCATTAGTCCAgccgtaaaaaggaaaaaatttcgCTTCTTCAGTTCTTCACATTATCGAACGTTGATGCGTGCTAAGCTATGGCTTAGCCACCGTTCTCGTGCCGGAAGAAAATTATGTGTAGTTTATGCTACTTCAGCACGCCTTTCATCTCGTAATACTCATTCTGAAGATGATATGAATTCCCTCTTTCAG ATTCTGCCCTGTGACTTAAGGGACACACTTTCGTGTGACCCCAGCCAAGATCAACTACTCGAG GTGATATTAGATTTGGGCTGTTTGCCGCAAGCACACTACACAGATGACTCTGGTAGGCGATACCTCCGAAACACTGAG GTCTCTATGGAAGAAATACAATGTGTCCTCAAGTCAATTGGACAATTTGGAGGAGATAATAGAGCTGGCATTGAGGGTACTTTGCATCGCATTTCTGCAATTAGGAATAGGAAGGGGGAAGTCATTGGTTTGACTTGCCGAGTCGGCAGGGCCAGGGGACGGATTGACATGGTGCGGGATTTGCTTGATTTTGGTGAGAGCATTTTGTTTGTTGGACG ACCTGGTGTTGGTAAAACTACAGTTGTGCGAGAGATATCTCGTGTCTTGTCAGATGAACTTCATAAAAGAGTG GTTATTGTTGACACAAGCAATGAAATAGGAGGTGATGGGGATATTCCCCACCCTGCAATAGGAGGGGCAAGAAGATTGCAGGTTCCAGACCCGTCGATGCAGCATCAAGTTATGATTGAGGCTGTGGAGAATCACATGCCTGAGGTGATCATTATAGATGAGATTGGCACTGAAGCTGAAGTTCATGCTTGCCGTACAATTGCTGAGAGAGGAGTTATGCTTATTGGTACAGCTCATGGCGAGCAGCTTGAGAATATAATTAAGAATCCTACTCTGTGTGATCTG CCCCTCAgggctttggtctag
- the LOC138909597 gene encoding uncharacterized protein gives MYFDGAAHRGGAGAGVVFVTSQGEVLPYSFTLMQLCSNNIAECQALTLGLETAAEMKQLQLQVFGDSQLVINQLLGSYEVKKSDIHPYHNYAKNVMRWVGDVTIQHVPRKENKKVDALAALASSLTLHDQAQVTIYQKWVASPPNENESEENELEHLVIVSEAEKEDWQKYIIDYLSYGILPENPRRRTEIRRRAPRFLYYKDTLYRKSFEGVLCDA, from the coding sequence atgtactttgatggtgctgcgcatcgcggaggagctggtgctggcgtagtatttgtcacttctcaaggtgaGGTTCTACCCTACTCTTTTACGTTGATGCAACTCTGCTCCAACAACATTGCTGAGTGTCAAGCGTTAACTCTTGGGCTTGAAACGGCTGCCGAAATGAAGCAgttgcaattgcaagtctttggtgactctcagttagtgatcaaccagcttttaggtagttacgaggtcaagaaaTCGGATATACACCCATATCATAATTATGCTAAAAATGTAATGAGGTGGGTCGGTGATGTGACTATTCAACATGTGCCtaggaaagaaaacaagaaggttgatgctttagctgccctagcttcatcgttaaccctacatgatcaagcgcaagttactatCTACCAAAAATGGGTAGCATCACCTCCAAATGAGAATGagagtgaagaaaatgaactcgaGCATCTTGTCATTGTTTCTGAAGCTGAGAAGGAAGACTGGCAAAAATACATTATCGATTACTTGAGCTACGGAATACTTCCAGAAAATccgaggagaaggactgaaatccgtcgtcgtgcacctcgcttcctttaTTACAAAGATACTTTATACAGAAAatcattcgagggagtactctgtgatgcttag